The following coding sequences lie in one Gemmatimonadota bacterium genomic window:
- a CDS encoding magnesium chelatase, giving the protein MDYTAATTIGALRGMGYPQRTVKDEMRDNLMVKLARGEQVFPGIVGYDKTVIPELVNAILSRHDFILLGLRGQAKTRILRALVTLLDEYLPVIAGCEINSSPYAPVSRRARDLVSEHGDDTPIEWIGRSRRYGEKLATPDVTISDLIGDIDPIKAASQRLHYAHEGVIHFGIIPRMNRGVFAVNELPDLQPRIQVGLLNIMEEKDIQIRGFPVRIPLDVMIVFSANPEDYTNRGTIITPLKDRIDSQILTHYPVSREYAMAITDQEAWTERPGGVRVDMPSFLRETVEEIAFQARGSEFIDQTSGVSTRMTIAAMENLVSQVEKRCILQGKRSVVPRMCDLSAVIPAMTGKLELVYEGEQEGEVKVAEALIGRAVKEVFGNYFPAAFGEDEERDACYQEVLAWFEEGQTVEISDTMDDKSYYGALNGVDGLRKLAGRHVRTENRAELSVAMEFLLEGLHQHSRISKNVADGRRSYSDMMGSLFEG; this is encoded by the coding sequence ATGGACTACACCGCTGCCACGACCATCGGTGCGCTGCGCGGCATGGGATATCCGCAACGGACCGTCAAGGACGAGATGCGGGACAACCTGATGGTCAAGCTTGCCCGCGGCGAGCAAGTCTTTCCCGGCATCGTCGGATACGACAAGACCGTCATCCCAGAACTGGTCAACGCGATCCTGTCCCGGCACGACTTCATTCTCCTCGGGCTGCGGGGACAGGCGAAGACCCGCATCCTGAGAGCCCTGGTCACACTGCTCGACGAATACCTGCCCGTGATCGCGGGCTGCGAGATCAACAGTTCGCCCTACGCGCCCGTCAGCCGGCGCGCACGGGACCTCGTGTCCGAACACGGCGACGACACCCCCATCGAATGGATCGGCCGGTCGCGGCGTTACGGCGAGAAGCTCGCTACGCCCGACGTGACCATTTCCGACCTGATCGGCGACATCGATCCCATCAAGGCGGCCTCCCAGCGGCTTCACTACGCCCACGAGGGCGTGATCCACTTCGGCATCATCCCGAGGATGAACCGGGGTGTTTTCGCCGTGAACGAACTGCCCGATCTGCAGCCCCGCATCCAGGTCGGCCTGCTGAACATCATGGAGGAGAAGGACATCCAGATCCGGGGATTCCCGGTGCGGATCCCCCTGGACGTGATGATCGTCTTCTCGGCGAACCCGGAAGACTATACCAATCGCGGCACCATCATCACCCCGCTCAAGGACCGGATCGATTCTCAGATCCTGACTCACTATCCCGTCAGCCGCGAATACGCCATGGCCATTACCGACCAGGAAGCCTGGACCGAGCGGCCCGGCGGCGTGCGGGTCGACATGCCGTCCTTCCTGCGCGAAACGGTGGAGGAGATCGCCTTCCAGGCCCGGGGCAGCGAGTTCATCGACCAGACCTCAGGCGTAAGCACGCGCATGACCATCGCCGCCATGGAAAACCTGGTCAGCCAGGTCGAGAAGCGATGCATCCTGCAGGGCAAGCGGTCCGTCGTGCCCCGCATGTGCGACCTGTCCGCCGTAATCCCGGCGATGACGGGCAAGCTGGAACTCGTGTACGAGGGCGAGCAGGAAGGCGAGGTCAAAGTAGCCGAGGCGCTGATCGGCCGGGCCGTGAAGGAAGTCTTCGGAAACTATTTCCCCGCGGCCTTCGGCGAAGATGAGGAACGCGACGCGTGCTACCAGGAAGTCCTCGCCTGGTTCGAAGAAGGACAGACGGTCGAGATTTCGGACACCATGGACGACAAATCCTATTATGGCGCGCTGAACGGTGTCGACGGGTTGCGGAAGCTGGCCGGCCGGCACGTCCGGACGGAAAACCGGGCGGAACTGTCCGTTGCCATGGAGTTCCTGCTCGAGGGCCTGCACCAGCATTCGAGGATCAGCAAGAACGTCGCCGACGGCCGGCGTTCCTACAGCGATATGATGGGCAGCCTGTTCGAAGGCTGA